From Mobula hypostoma chromosome 8, sMobHyp1.1, whole genome shotgun sequence, the proteins below share one genomic window:
- the LOC134350234 gene encoding uncharacterized protein LOC134350234 gives MRAQLRKLILLLLLLDISLATLYVSQWPRRLEVPSGSNVTLHCEVLGLTEPRVIIYPYWVIGGTEEGEEERVVYPPPQETQREDALPESEIGTGLSLQVRHLRPSHSNTYRCLASVHLPDRRLLLRGNGTVLLVRDSSLSTIYVSQWPRRLEVPSGSNVTLHCEVLGLTEPRVIIYPYWVISGMGEGEEERVIYPAPEESRQEATLPESEIGTGLSLQLRHLRPSHSNTYRCLASVHLPDRQLLLRGNGTVLLVRDISLATLYVTQWPQRVEVPSGSNVTLHCEVLGLTDPRVKIYPFWVVGEKGEGEEERVVYPLPEGSQQQDALPESEIDTGLSLQLRHLRPSHSNTYRCLASVRLPDRPLLLRGNGTVLLVRDGSLVTLYVSQWPRRLEVPSGSNVTLHCEVLGLTEPRVIIDPYWVVGGTEDEGEERVLYPPPEGSRQQDALPECEIGTGLSLQLRHLRPSHSNTYRCLASVHLTDRRLLLRGNGTVLLVRDISLATLSVFQWPRRLEVPSGSNVTLHCEVLGLTEPRVINYPYWVVGGTEEEGEERVVYPPPPPPRDPSSKMFSLRVRSARDSPSNSGTSDRATPTPTAAWRPFTFPTASCCSEGTGPCSWYEVLLGSHCLFTSCSS, from the exons ATGAGGGCGCAGCTTCGAAAACTGATCTTGCTCCTCCTTCTGTTGG ACATCTCGCTCGCCACCCTCTACGTGTCCCAGTGGCCTCGGAGGTTGGAGGTCCCGAGTGGCTCCAACGTGACGCTGCACTGCGAAGTTCTGGGGCTGACGGAGCCCCGGGTGATAATCTACCCTTATTGGGTGATCGGCGGGAcggaggagggggaagaagaaCGTGTCGTCTACCCGCCCCCACAGGAAACCCAGCGGGAAGACGCCCTACCTGAGAGTGAGATCGGCACGGGACTCTCCCTCCAAGTCCGGCACCTCCGCCCGAGCCACTCTAACACCTACCGCTGCCTGGCGTCCGTTCACCTTCCCGACCGGCGGCTGCTGCTCCGAGGGAACGGGACCGTGCTCCTGGTACGAG ACAGCTCCCTCTCCACCATCTACGTGTCCCAGTGGCCTCGGAGGTTGGAGGTCCCGAGTGGCTCCAACGTGACGCTGCACTGTGAAGTTCTGGGGCTGACGGAGCCCCGGGTGATAATCTACCCCTATTGGGTGATCAGcgggatgggggagggagaggaggaacgtGTCATCTACCCAGCCCCAGAGGAATCCCGGCAGGAAGCCACCCTACCTGAGAGTGAGATCGGCACGGGACTCTCCCTCCAACTCCGGCACCTCCGCCCGAGCCACTCCAACACCTACCGCTGCCTGGCATCCGTTCATCTTCCCGACCGGCAGCTGCTGCTCCGAGGGAACGGGACCGTGCTCCTGGTACGAG ACATCTCGCTCGCCACCCTCTACGTGACCCAGTGGCCTCAGAGGGTGGAGGTCCCGAGTGGTTCCAACGTGACGCTGCACTGCGAGGTTCTGGGACTGACCGATCCCCGGGTGAAAATCTACCCCTTTTGGGTGGTCggtgagaagggggagggagaggaggaacgtGTCGTTTACCCGCTCCCAGAGGGATCCCAGCAGCAAGATGCTCTCCCTGAGAGTGAGATCGACACGGGACTCTCCCTCCAACTCCGGCACCTCCGCCCGAGCCACTCCAACACATACCGCTGTCTGGCGTCCGTTCGCCTTCCCGACCGGCCGCTGCTGCTCCGAGGGAACGGAACCGTGCTCCTGGTACGGG ACGGCTCCCTCGTCACCCTCTACGTGTCCCAGTGGCCTCGGAGGTTGGAGGTCCCGAGTGGCTCCAACGTGACGCTGCACTGCGAAGTTCTGGGGCTGACGGAGCCCCGGGTCATAATTGACCCCTATTGGGTGGTGGGCGGGACAGAGGACGAGGGAGAGGAACGTGTCCTCTACCCGCCCCCCGAGGGATCCCGGCAGCAAGATGCTCTCCCTGAGTGTGAGATCGGCACGGGACTCTCCCTCCAACTCCGGCACCTCCGCCCGAGCCACTCCAACACCTACCGCTGCCTGGCGTCCGTTCATCTTACCGACCGGCGGCTGCTGCTCCGAGGGAACGGGACCGTGCTCCTGGTACGAG ACATCTCGCTCGCCACCCTCTCCGTGTTCCAGTGGCCTCGGAGGTTGGAGGTCCCGAGTGGCTCCAACGTGACGTTGCACTGCGAAGTTCTGGGGCTGACGGAGCCCCGGGTGATAAACTACCCCTATTGGGTGGTCGGCGGtacagaggaggagggagaggagcgtGTCGTctatccgccccccccccccccgagggaTCCCAGCAGCAAAATGTTCTCCCTGAGAGTGAGATCGGCACGGGACTCTCCCTCCAACTCCGGCACCTCCGACCGAGCCACTCCAACACCTACCGCTGCCTGGCGTCCGTTCACCTTCCCGACCGCCAGCTGCTGCTCCGAGGGAACGGGACCATGCTCCTGGTACGAG GTTCTCCTCGGGAGCCACTGCCTTTTTACATCCTGCTCGTCCTGA